ACAAGGCGGTGTAGGCGGCTGTGGTTTCGCGCCGGCGCCAGGGGACACGCGATGACGTGGCCGGCGGTTGCCGCGGCGAGCAGGCAGCTGGCTGCGGTGTAGATGCGCCCAGTGTGGGCGGGCGTGGGATCAGGTACGTCGATGAGTCAGAACGGCTCGAATCGGCTCTGCAGAGTGGTTGGTCTGCTGCCGGCCCGGGTAGCGACGATGGCCAGGCTCGCGTCGGCAGTGAGGGGATCGTTGAGCCGTGTAAAGGAGGCTGCGTTGGTGATGTCGGGCGGTGTTGTGTTGACGAGGCTCCGTCGTTTATGGGCCGCCGTCTGCTGAAACGGGGTCGAGCTTGGGACGGCTCACGAACCCCTCACATGGCGAGCTATGCGGCGGTAACAAGTAGTTTCCAAGGTGACTATCGGGTAAAGTTTTGGGTGAAAATTCGCCATCGCCGCGGCGTGGCGCTGTGCGTGGCAGTAGCCCTTACATCCTTCACCCTGACCGCGGCCGACACCTTCCAGGACCCGGACGCCCCGCCGGCGGAGTTCGTCAGCCTCGAGCACGTACGCGACAACCTGTGGGAGCTCGCGGTGTCCTCGCCGTCGATGCAGCGCAACATCACCAACGACCTTGTCCTGCCCGAGGGTGGGCCGGACAACACAGCGCCGCGGCCGACCTTCTACCTCCTCGGCGGTGTGGGAGGCGGCGGGAGGGCGGGGTCCGGCAGCGCACCCGACTTCTTCCGCGGCAAGCTCATCAACGTGGTCACGCCGAGCGGCGCGATCGGTTCGCAGCAGGCGGACTGGGCGCAGGAGGACCCCACTGTCGGCCTGTACAAGTGGACGACCTATGTGACGAAGAAGCTTCCCCCGCTAATCGACGCCCCATTCCACGGCACGGGACACGACGCCATCGCGGGGATGTCGATGTCGGGCGGGCCCGCCCTGCACATCGCCACGCTCGACGAGCCCGTTAAGGATTCCCCGGCGCCGCTGTTGGTCGTCGACGAGCAGTTCGCGTACACCTGCACCCGCTACTTCGTCGACGAGGCGCGCGAGGCCGGACTCGACGTCGACTTCTACGAGTTCGACGAGGGCACGCACAACTGGGGCCTGTTCCGCCGCCAGCTCCCGGCAACCTGGGTAACAATTGGCCGGCTTTGGACGTCGAGTAGCGAAAGAAAAGGTGCGGACGCACCGAAAACGTGCGTCCGCGCTTGCGTGCGTGGGAGCGATTAGTGGTCGTCCCAGTGGCCGTCGTGGGCGGCGTGGCGGTGGCCGTCGTGGATGTAGTCGACGTGGTCGCCGTGGGGCACGGCCACGTGGCCGCAGCCCTCGCCGTGGACGTGCGGGTGGTCCTCGTGCACGTGGTGTTCGGAGGTCTCGCACTCGTCCCAGTGGCCGTCGTGCTCGCGGTGGAGGTGGCCGTCGTGGGCGTAGTCGACGTGGTCGCCGTGGGGCACCGCGACGTGGCCGCAGCCGGCGCCGTGGGTGTGCTCGTGCGTTTCGTGAATGGTGTGCGTGCTCATATGCTCGCCTCCTTGGTCGCTGATTTTCAGTACGTTTTCATTAAACATGATCGCGCGCGCGTTTTCAATACGTTTTCAAAAAGGTGGCGCAGCACACGCGGTTAGGCGATCCGGGAGCTGGGGGCATAGAGTTCTCGGCGTGTTGCGCACCATGCTGAAATCCAAGATCCACCGGGCTACCGTGACGCAGGCGGACCTGCACTACGTGGGATCCTGCACTATCGACGCCGACCTGATGGATGCCGCCGACATCCTCGAGGGCGAGCAGATCGATATCGTGGACATCAACAACGGCAATCGGCTGACCACCTACGCCATCACCGGCGACCGGGGCAGCGGCGTCATCGGCATCAATGGCGCAGCGGCACGCCTGATCAGCCCCGGCGATCTGGTCATCATTATCGGATACGCGCAGTACAGTGCCGAAGAGCTGGGCAGCTACCGCCCCCGCATCGTCTTTGTTGACGAGGAAAACGCGCCGCTCCAGGAAGGCCACGACCCCGCTCACGCGCCCTCGGGCTCCGGCCTGCTCAACCCCCGGCACCCGCAGGGCTGAATCAATTTATTGACCGCCTCCCCGCGGCGGCCTACCCTTACTTAAGGTCAAACTGACACTAAGTAGCCGCAGGAGGCCGACATGAGAGGGTGGCACAGCCTCAACGTCGCCGAACGGAAAAGGCAGGGTCCGTCGGTGGCGGTGTCCACCGTGGCCTTTTCCCTGGCCCCGCCGGCCACATCTGCCGAAAGGTCGGCATCTTTGCGGATCCCGTTGGTCAGGCGCACGCGCCCGCCGTACAAAGGCACTTGGGCGCTGCCGGGCGGCCCAACGGAGTGGAACAAGACGCTAACGCAGACGGCACGCGAGACGCTCGTGGCCGCCGCGCGCGCGGAGCCGAACTTCCTGGAGCAGCTCTACGCCTTCGGCTCCGTCGAGCGCTCCGCCCAGGCCGAACGCACAGTCACCATCGCCTACTGGGCCCAGTACAGGGGCTCGGACTTCCAGGGCAGCGAGCTTATCGACGACCCGCACGTCGCGTGGTTCCCCGTCGGCCGCCTGCCGGAACTGGCGTTCGACCACGCGGAGATCATCCGCACCGGAATCGACCGGCTGCGACGACGTGCCACGCAGACCTTCCTGGCGCACCGTTTTTTGGAGCGCCAGTTCACCCTCGCTCAGCTGCGCGGGGTCCACGAGATCCTCGTGGGCAAACGGGTTGACCCGGCCAATTTTCGCCGCCAGGCGCTCGCGTCTGGCGAGATCGTCGAGACCGGGGCGACCCAGGTGGGTACGAAACACCGCCCGGCAAAGCTGTACAGGTTCGCGACAACAGATAGGAACTAGAACAATGACCTCGGTAACCAACCTTATTCTCACAGCCGCGCGCAGGGAGGAACAGACCTGCGACGCGCAGCTGCCCGCCGAGCCGTGGGAGGTGGACCAGAATAATTCCTACGGCCCCGGCGCCTCCCGGGCCGACGCTTTCCCGCCGGTGGCGCCTCGGCAGGGCCCCGTGCCCGCGCGCTACACGCAGGCCAGCCCCGCGGAGCTCGACGCCATGATCGAGGAGGCGAAAAAGAAGCTCGGCGACCGGGTGAAGATTCTCGGCCACTTCTACCAGCGTGACGAGATTGTGAAGTTCGCGGACTTCGTCGGCGATTCCTTCAACTTGGCCCAGGCGGCGAAGAAGCACCCCGAGGCGGAGGCCTTCGTCTTCTGCGGCGTGCACTTCATGGCGGAGACCGCCGACATCCTCTCCGGCGACAACCAGGCGGTCCTCCTGCCCAACTTGGCCGCCGGCTGCTCTATGGCGGACATGGCCTCCATCGGCCAGGTCGAGGCGTGCTGGGAGGAGCTGACCGAGGTGCTGCCGCAGGACGGTGCCAGGGCCCCGCTCGTGCCGGTGACCTACATGAATTCCTCCGCGGACATCAAGGCGTTTTGCGGGCGCAACGGGGGAATTGTCTGCACCTCCTCCAACGCGCGCACCGTACTGGAGTGGGTCTTCGAACGCGGCGAACGCGTGGTGTTCTTGCCGGATCAGCACCTCGGGCGCAACACCGCGCGCGCGATGGGCATCGCCGACGAGCAGATCATCATGTGGAACCCACACCAGCCGCTCGGCGGCAACACCCCCGAGCAGGTGGAAAATGCCAAGGTGATCCTGTGGAACGGGTTTTGCTCGGTGCACAAGCGATTCACGGTCGCCCAGATTGAGCGGGCGCGCGCTGAGTACCCGGGCGTGCGCGTCATCGTCCACCCGGAGTGCCCGGCGCCCGTCGTGGACGCGGCGGACGTGTCGGGCTCGACCGAGGTGATCCGCCGGGAGGTGGAGGCCGCCGAGCCGGGTAGCGTCTTGGCTATCGGGACCGAGATCAACATGGTCAACCGGCTGGCGCAGCAGTACCCGGACCGCACGATCTTCTGCCTCGATCCCGTCGTCTGCCCCTGCTCGACGATGTACCGCATCCACCCCGCCTACCTGGCGTGGGTGCTCGAGGCGCTGCTCGAGGGCGAAACCCCCAACCGCATCGTGGTGCCGGATGAGGTCGCCGCCGACGCCCGCGTCGCGCTCGAGCGCATGCTCGCCGCGAAGCCATGAGGCACGTCATCGTCGTAGGCGCGGGCGTGGCGGGCCTCAGCGCCGCGCTGGCCGCCGCGCAGGCAGCCGAGGTGACGCTCGTCTACCCGGGCGAAGATATCGCTTCGAGCCCGGGCTCGACCCAGCTCGCGCAGGGCGGGATCGCGGCCGCGATCGGCCCGGGCGACACCCCGGCGGCGCACGCGCGCGACACGGTCGCGGCGGGCGCGGGGCTCGTCGATAAGCATGCGGCTTTACACCTCGCCGAACGCGGCGCGCGCGAGGTGCGTGCTCTGTGTGAGGCGGGTTTTCCCGCTGATCCCGGCCTCGGCCTGGAGGGCGCGCACTCCGTGGCGCGGATCACGCACGCCGGGGGCGATCGCACAGGCGCCGAGCTGCACCGCTTCCTCGCCGCCCGCGTGGGCGCCACCCCGCGCATCCACCACGCGGCCGGAAGCGGCCTCAGCTTGTCGCTAATCGACGGCCAGATCACCGGCCTTGATTCCCTCGCCGGCGACGCGGTCATCCTCGCCACCGGCGGCTACAGCGGCGTCTACCCGCGCTCGACGGGGGCGCCCGGGGCGACGGGCGGGGGAATCCTCGCCGCCGCCCGCGCCGGCGCGCTGCTCGCCGACATGGAGTTCGTGCAGTTCCACCCGACCGTGCTCGAGGGCACGGGCGCCCTCATCTCCGAGGCCGTGCGCGGCGCCGGGGCGCACCTCGTCGACGGGGAGGGGAATCGCTTCCTCTTTGAGGTCGACCCGCGCGGCGAGCTCGCCCCGCGCGATGTCGTCTCCGCCGGGATCCACCGCGCGCTGCGTGAGGCGGGGGCAACGGTGTGGCTCGACGCCCGCCACGTCGAAGGCCTGTCGCGCCGGTTCCCCGGCGTGAGCGCGCGCCTCGCCGAGGCCGGGATCGACTGGGCCCGCGAGCTGGTCCCCGTCGCCCCGGCCGCGCACTACTGCATGGGCGGGATTGTCACCGACCTTGAGGGGCGCACTACCGTGCCCGGGCTCTACGCCGTCGGCGAGGCCGCGCGCACCGGGGTCCACGGGGCGAACCGGCTGGCCTCGAACTCGCTTCTTGAGGGCCTGGTGTTCGGCGCCGCGGCCGGCACCGCCGCCGCAGCCGGCACTCCCTGGCGCACGCCGCGGACGGCGGGGGAGATCCTCGACGTCGCCGCGCCCGCGGGCGCAAACCCGGAGGATGACGCCGCCGCCCGCGCGGCGATCGGCGCGGGGCTGGCGGTCGAGCGCACCGCCGAGGGGATTGCCGCTACCGCCCGCGTCCTCAGCGCCGGCGGCGGCACCGTCGCCTCCGTCGGCCTGTTCATGGCCACCGCCGCGGCCGCGCGGACCGAATCGCGCGGCGCCCACCGCCGCCTCGATTACCCCGACACCGACCCCACCCAGGCGCGCCCGCTTGTGCTGCGCGCCGTCTAGGAAAGGCACCATGCTCACCCACCACGCAATCACCGCCGCCGTCACGGCCGCCCTCACCGAGGACGCGCCCTGGGGCGACATCACCGTCCACGCCGCCATCCCCGACAACGCGCGCTTGCGCACCGCCCTCGTTGCCCGCGAGCCGGGCGTGTTCGCCGGGGGAGAGGTCGTGCGCGCGGCCTTCGCGCTCACCGACCCGGCCATCTCGGTCACCAGGCTCGCCGCCGAGGGCGCCCGCTTCGGCGCCGGGGACCGCCTCGCCCTCATCGAGGGCCCGGCCCGCGGCATCCTCACCGCCGAGCGCGTCGCCCTCAACTTCGCTCAGCGCATGTGCGCGGTGGCCACGCTCACGGCGCGCTACGTCGACGCCGTCGCGGGCTACGATGTGCGCATCGCGGACACCCGCAAGACCACGCCGGGGCTGCGCGCCTTCGAAAAGCACGCCGTGCGCGCCGGCGGCGGCCACAATCACCGCCACGGCCTCTCGGACGCCGTCATGGTCAAAGACAACCACCTGGCCGCGCTCGGCGGGGACGCCACGCAGGCGCTGCGGCTCATCCGCTCCCGCGTCGGGCACACCACCCACATCGAGGTCGAGGTCGACCGCATCGACCAGATCGAACCCGTCCTCGCGGCCGGGGTGGACAGCATCATGCTGGACAACTTCACCCCCGATGAGCTGCGGCAGGCCGTCGCACTGATCGGCGCCCGCGCCGCCACCGAGGCCAGCGGCAACGTCAGCCTGGACACAGTCGCCGCCATCGCCGCCACCGGGGTCGACGTCATCTCCGTGGGCAAGCTCACCCACAGCGCCGGCTCGCTGGACCTGGGGCTGGACGAGATCAGGGACGCCGCGGCGTGACCTACCTCGACGCCGCCGCCACGGCCCCGCTGCGCCCCGAGGCGCGCGAGGCGATGCTGAGGGTGTGGGACGCCGGCAGCGCCAACCCGTCGAGCGTGCATTCGGCCGGGCAATGGGCCGCCCGAGAGGTCGAACACGCCCGCGAGCGCATCGCCGCCGCCTTCGGGGTGCGCCCCGACGGGGTGGTGTTCACCTCCGGCGGCACGGAGGCGAACAACCTCGGCATCATCGGCCGCGCGCTCGCCGAGCCCGGTTCGCGGCGCATTTACACCACCCGCGCCGAGCACTCCTCGGTTCTGGCCAGCTGCGACTACCTCGCCCGCGTCCACGGGTTCGAGGTGCGCTTCTTGGAGGTGGACGGCGAGGGGAGCGTCGACACGCGCGCGCCCGAGGATGCCTCCCTGATCGCGGTGGGGCTTGCCAACGGCGAGGTCGGCACCGTCTCCGACCCCGGCGAGCTGCTTTGCGCCGCGCCCTGCCACGTCGACGCCGTGCAGGCGGCGGCGAACCTCCCGCTCAGCCTCGCCGCCGGCGGCTGGCCCGGGCCCGCGGTGGCCAGCATGGCCATCGCCTCCCACAAGTTCGGCGGGCCCCAGGGAGTCGGCGCGCTCATCCTGCCGCGCGACGCTCCGCTCGAGCCGGTCATCCACGGCGGCGGGCAGGAAAGTGGGCGCCGCTCCGGCACCCACAACGTCGCCGGCATCGCGGGATTCGCCGCGGCTGTTGCCGCCCACACAGCGCGCGCCGGCACGCGCGCCGTGGAGCTCATGCGCTCGCGCGACGAGCTCATCCGCGCGGTGGAAACAGGCGTACCCGGGGCGCGTCTGACAGGGCACCGGACCCAGCGACTGCCCAACCACGCCTCCTTCGTCGTCGACGGGGTCAGCGGCGAGGCGCTGCTTGTCGCCCTCGACGTCGCCGGCTATGCCGTCAGCTCCGGTTCCGCCTGCCGCGCCGGGCAATCCGAGCCCTCGCCGGTGCTGCTGGCGATGGGGATCGACGCCGACCTCGCCCGCTCCGCGCTGCGCTTCACGCTGCCCGCACCGCTTTCCGCAGCCGAGATCTCGCGCATCGTCGAGGTGCTGCGCGGCGAGGTCCAGCGCGCCCGCGCATAATGTGAGACGGTGTTACGGTGAATGAACAGAAAACCGGTGGCGCCGCTGAAGTCTTCGGCGCCTTCCTGCGCCTCGGCCTGACGTCTTTCGGCGGGCCCGTTGCCCACCTCGGCTACTTCCGCGAGGAGTTCGTCCAGCGCCGCAAGTGGCTGGGGGAGAGGGAGTACGCCGACTTGGTCGCCCTGTGCCAGTTCCTCCCCGGCCCGGCCTCGAGCCAGGTCGGCATGGCGCTGGGGCTGCGCCGCGCCGGGTTCGCGGGGATGGCCGCGGCCTGGGTGGCCTTCACTCTGCCGTCGGTGCTGTTGATGGTGCTCTTCGCGCTCGGGGTTGCCAACCTCGGCGACATCGAGGGCGCCGGGTGGCTGGCAGGGCTCAAGGTCGCGGCTGTGGCCGTCGTCGCTCACGCGGTGCTCGGCATGGCGACAAACCTGGTGACGGACAAGTGGCGCGCCCTGATCGCAGCAGCGGCGGCGATCGCCGTTCTCCTGGTCACCAACCCCTTCGTGCAGGTGGCCGTGATCGTCCTCGGCGCCGCCGCGGGGTGGGCGCTGTTGCGCCGCGCCGACACCCCGGCGCCGGACGGGGAAGGGGAGCGCACAGCGCCGAACCGGGTGCCGCGGCCGCTCGCGGTGGTCTGCCTCGTCCTTTTCGCCGCGGGTCTCGTGTTGCTTCCGGTTCTCAACCGCGCCGTCGACGAGGTGGGGGTGCAGATCCTCGACACCTTCTACCGTGCGGGCGCGCTGGTCTTCGGGGGCGGGCACGTCGTTTTGCCCCTGCTCGAGCAGGCGACCGTGCCCGCCGGGCTCGTGGATCACAACACCTTCCTTGCCGGCTACGGCGCGGCCCAGGCCGTGCCGGGCCCGCTGTTTACCTTCGCCTCCTTCCTCGGCGCGAGCGCCGAGGGGATCAGCTGGTGGTGGGGCGCGATTGTGGCCACGGTGGCGATCTTCGTGCCCGCTGCGCTCCTTGTCGTCGGCGCCATGCCGTTTTGGGAGACGCTGCGCCACCACTCCGCCGCCGCCAGCGTCTTGGCGGGGGCCAATGCCGCAGTGGTGGGCATCCTGGGTGCGGCGCTGTACACGCCCGTGTTCACCGCGGGGGTGACGGGCCCGGCGACGATGGCGGTGGCTCTTGCCGCCTTTACCGCGCTGCAGGGGTGGAAGCTGCCTGCTTGGGCTGTCGTCATAGCTTCTGCTGCTGTTGGCGCAGTTTTCCTATGATTTCCCCTTCATACGGCCCCGGGGTACGTTGAAAAAAAGCCTCGTTTAACTGTCAACGGCCTGTCCGCAGCCGCCCTCGCCGCCGCTGTGGCGCTTCCCGCCGTTACCGCGGCGCCGACCGCAAACGCACAGGCCCTGCCCCCGGAAACCGTCGGGCTGTCCACAGTGAACCCGCTGTCCTCCGTCATTACGGGGCTGCCCAGCTACACGGGCTCGAGCGTCCTCGATGCGGCGAGCGTGCCCTTTGCGTCGGCAAGCATGCTTTCTCACGTTCCGCCTCTGGCCGTGCCCTCGCTGATGCTGGCGATCCTCGGGCGGGGTATCTTCGGCTCGGCTCTGTACCAGAACGTCGGCCTGAGCAGCCAGCCGTTGAGCTCCGCGGTCACGGATCCAACGCCGACCTACCCGGACATGTCCGCGCCCGCGGCGGAGTTCGTCAGCCTCGCCCACATCGAGGGCAACGTCTACGAGCTCACCGTGTACTCGCCTTCCATGCAGCGAAACGTGCAGAACGAGATCCTCCTGCCGGGCGGGCCAGACAACACCGAACCGCGCCCCACCCTGTACCTCATGATGGGGGCCGACGGCGCCGCCGGCGGCATCACGTGGCGGACCGCCACCGATTACGAGGAATTCTTCGCCGACAAGCTCATCAACGTGGTCACCCCGAAGGGTTCGGTCTCCTCCATGCAGGCCGACTGGTACCGCGACGACCCCGTCACCGGCACCAACCGCTGGTCCACATACATGACGAGGGAGCTTCCGCAGCTTATCGACGCCCACTTCTTCGGCACCGGCCGCGACGCGATCGCTGGTGTCTCCATGTCCGGGGGGCCGGCCCTGACCATCGCCGGCTACGACCCGGAGCGCTTTGTCGCCGCGGGCTCCTTTTCCGGCTGCCCCGCCACCTCGGGCGCGATCGGCGCCGCATGGACGGCAGCCGCGGTGCTCATGAACGGCGCCAACCCGGTGAACATGTGGGGCCTGCCCGGTGACGCCGCCTGGTTCGCGCACTCGCCGGTGTTGAACCTCGAGTCCCTGCGCGGGGTCGACCTGTTCGTCGCGGCCTCCATGGGCGTGCCAGGGGCCATCGACGGCGGAACCGGCCTGTCCTCCCGGGTGCAGCGCCTCGGTTTCCCGATGGTGATGGAGGGTGCCTCCTACGCCTGCTCCGCCCACTTCGCCAACGAGGCCCGCAGCGCCGGGCTGAACGTCGACTGGTACGAAACGCCCGAGGGGACCCACACCTGGGGCCTGTTCGAGGACGAGCTGCGCACGAGCTGGCGCACCCTCGGACCGGCCCTCGGCGTGGAGTAAAAGGGCCCCGGAACAGGCGATTTGTTGAACGGGGTCGCGGTGGATTACGTTTAACAGGTCGCAAGCACAAAGCGAACGCGCCCCGTTCGTCTAGCGGCCTAGGACGTCGCCCTCTCACGGCGGTAACACGGGTTCAAATCCCGTACGGGGTACAACAGAACAAGCGCCCGGCACCCGACATGGGGCCGGGCGCTTGTTCGCTCGGGGTTGGTTAGTCCTCGTTGAAATCGTCGAGGATGAGCTGCGCGAGCGGGCCCGCGGACGCCGGGTTTTGCCCGCTGTAGAGAGACCCGTCGGCGACGACGCGTGGCGCAAAAGGCTCGTCGGCCTTGATGTAGTCGACGCCGAGCTCGATGAGGCGGTCCTCCACGAGCCAGGAAAGCTTGTCAGCCAAGCCCCCGGCGCGCTCCTCCTCGTTGGAAAAGCCCGTCAGTGCGCGGCCCTGGAAGGGCGAGGCCCCCTCGCCGTTCGCGGTCGCGAGCACGACGGCCGGGGCGTGGCACAACAGCGCCAGAGGGGCATCTGCCTCCAGGCGCGCGGTGAGCAGGGCCGCCGAGTCCTCGTTGACTGCCAGATCCTCCATCGGGCCGTGCCCGCCGGGGTAGAACACGAGGTCGTAGTCGGCGGAATCCACCTGTTCGAGCGGGAGCGGGTGGGCCAGCACGTCGTCCAGGCCGTCGAGCGCGTCGGGTTCACCGGTTTTCTCGTCGAGGCTGACCGGGTCCGGCGTCGGAGTCGCCCCTCCCGGGGTGGCCACCGCCAGGTCCCAGCCCGCGTCGGCGAAAAGGCGGTACGGGGTGGCGAACTCGCCGGCCCAAAAGCCGGTGGGGTGGGTCGTGGCGTCGTTAAGCGTGATGTCCTTTGCCGCGGAAAGGACAAAAAGAGCGCGTGGCATGCGTGTTCCTCCTTAAAGTTTGACGACCATCTTGCCGGTGTTGGTGCCCTCGAAAAGCTCGAGGAAGGCCCCCGGCATGTTGTCCAGGCCCTCGCGCACCGTGGTCTCGTAGGTGATGGAGCCGTCGAGGACGAGGGGCGCGATGCGCTCCTGGAACTCCTGGTCGAGGTGGCGGTACTGCCCCAAGACGAAGCCGCGCAGCGTGAGGCACTTGCCCACGGCCTGGAACAGGTTGCGCGGGCCCGTCGCCTTGCCGCGGTCGTTGTACTGGGAGATCGCGCCGCACATGGCCACGCGGCCGAAGGTGTTGAAGTGGTCGATCGCGGCCTCGAGGTGGTCGCCGCCGACGTTGTCGAAGTAGAAGTCGATACCCTCGGGGGCCGCCTTGCCGAGCTGCCCGCTCACGTCGCCGTCCTTGTAGTTGAAGGCGTCGTCGAAGCCCAGATCCTTGACGTACTCGACCTTTTCCGGCGTGCCCGCGGAGCCGATGACGCGGGAGGCGCCGAGCTGCTTGGCAATCTGCCCGGCGGCGGAGCCGACCGCGCCCGCAGCGCCTGAGATGAAGGCGACGTCTCCCTCCTTCAGCTCGCCCACAGCCGTCAGGCCGACGTAAGCGGTCAGCCCGGTGGTGCCCAAAATGCCCAGGTAGGCCTCGGCCGGGGCGGCGTTGGTGTCAATCGCCTCGGCTTTGTCGGCGGGCAGGATCGCGTGGGAGCGCCAGCCCTGGAAGTGGCGGACGGTGTCGCCGACCTGGAAGTGCTCGGAGCGGGACTCGGTCACCGTACCGATCGCGGTGCCGGTGAGCGGCTGATCGATCTGGAAGGGCTCGATGTAGGACTTCGCGTCGTTCATGCGCCCGCGCATGTAGGGGTCAACGCTGGCGAGGGTGTTCTCGACGAGGATCTGGCCGTCCTCGAGCGCGGGCAGCTCCGCCTCCTCGAGGCGGAAGTTCTCCGCCGTGGGGGTGCCCTCCGGGCGGGAAGCCAGGACCCATTGGGTGGTCGTCGTCATGGTCGTCTCCTTACTTCGCTTCGCGTGCAGTACCGCCACCGACCATACGCGCGGGCCTTGCGCGCCTCTAGAATGTAGCCCGTGAGCTGCAATATCTTCGAAATCGACGTCTTCTCCGGCGGCGCCTTCGTCGGCAACCCAGTCGCCGTGATCGCCGGTGCAGAGGGAGCGGATACTGAGACAATGCGCCGCGTCGCCGCATGGCTGAACTACTCCGAAACCACCTTCCTGCTGCCCCCGACGAGACAGGGCGCTGACTACCGCGTGCGCATCTTCAGCCCACGCGGCGAGTACGACTTCGCAGGCCACCCCACCCTCGGCTCGGCGCGGGCCTGGTTGGAAACCGGCGCCGCGCCGGCGCGGGAGGGCACGATCGTGCAGGAGTGCGCCGCCGGCCTCGTGCCCGTGCGGGTCCGCGGCGAGACCTTTTCCTACGCCACGCCGCCGCTGCGCCGCGGCGAGCCGCTCAGCGAGGAGGAGATCGCCGAGATCTGCGCGGCTTTCGCTTTACGCCGCGCAGACATCGTGGCGGCGGCGTGGGGCGATAACGGGCCGGGCTGGAAGATGGTGCAGCTGCGCAGCATTGATACGTTGCGCGCGCTGCCTTTCCCGCGGGGTGCCGAGATGAAGGTGGGGTTTGTGGCGCTCACGGGAGCGGCGCGTTGCGAGGTCCGGGCGCTGTTCGGCAGCGGGGAGGATCCGGCGACCGGCAGCCTGAACGGGGCTATCGCGCAGTGGCTGCGGGCGCGCGGGCTCGTCCCCGCCCGCTACGTCGCCGAACAGGGGAGGCAGGTGGGCCGCCGCGGCCGCATAGAGCTTGTCGACGACACCACCGACGTCTGGGTCGGCGGCCGCGTTGAGGTGCGGGTCCGCGGGCGCATCGACCTGCGCCCCTAACCCTGCAGGACCTTGGTCTTGGCCACTGCCTCGTCCATCTTGCCGATGGGAGTGGCCAAAAGGTTGCGCAGCCAGAGCCCGAGGGCGAGGAAGGGCAGCGTAAACAGCAGGAGCATGCCGATCGCCTTCCAGAAATCGCCGTCGTAGGTGCCGAAGATGGCCGCGCGCATCGCCCAGACGGAGTAGGTGGCCGGCAGCCACGGGCTCGTGCCCTGCACCCACCCGGGCAGCATAATCAGGGGGTAGGCGCCGCCCGCGGCGGAAACTTGCAGCACGAGGAGGATCACGCCGATCGCCTTGCCGGCGTTGCTCAAGGAGAGCACCAGCGTGTAGCAGATCATGTGGAAGACCAAGCTGGAAACCCACCCCGCGACGAACAGGAGGAAGGGGTGCGCGGGCGCGATCTCCACGTAGAGGATGAGCCCGGCCATAATCAGCGTCGACTGGGCCAGACCGGTGACCACAAACGTGAGGTAGCGGCCGAAGTACTCCTGGGCCGTGGTCACGTCTTCGGGGTCGACCACGTTTTGCACCATCGAGTCCTTGTCGGTGCGCAGCGCAACCGCGCTCAGCAGAGCGCCGACCCAGAGGGCGATCACGGTGTAGAGCGGCGTCATCCCGGCGCCGAAGCTGGCGCGGGGGAAGACGGCCTGCCGGTCCACCTCGATGGGGGCCACGAGGGCGTCGGCGAGCTCCTCGGGGCGGTTGGCAATGAGGTCGGCCAGCTCACTCAGATCGCCGTCTTGGCGCGCCTGCACGATGGCGCGCTGTGCGTCCTGCATCGTCGCGGCGCTCTCGCGCATGGATTC
This is a stretch of genomic DNA from Corynebacterium auris. It encodes these proteins:
- the nadA gene encoding quinolinate synthase NadA, encoding MTSVTNLILTAARREEQTCDAQLPAEPWEVDQNNSYGPGASRADAFPPVAPRQGPVPARYTQASPAELDAMIEEAKKKLGDRVKILGHFYQRDEIVKFADFVGDSFNLAQAAKKHPEAEAFVFCGVHFMAETADILSGDNQAVLLPNLAAGCSMADMASIGQVEACWEELTEVLPQDGARAPLVPVTYMNSSADIKAFCGRNGGIVCTSSNARTVLEWVFERGERVVFLPDQHLGRNTARAMGIADEQIIMWNPHQPLGGNTPEQVENAKVILWNGFCSVHKRFTVAQIERARAEYPGVRVIVHPECPAPVVDAADVSGSTEVIRREVEAAEPGSVLAIGTEINMVNRLAQQYPDRTIFCLDPVVCPCSTMYRIHPAYLAWVLEALLEGETPNRIVVPDEVAADARVALERMLAAKP
- a CDS encoding NUDIX hydrolase, producing the protein MRGWHSLNVAERKRQGPSVAVSTVAFSLAPPATSAERSASLRIPLVRRTRPPYKGTWALPGGPTEWNKTLTQTARETLVAAARAEPNFLEQLYAFGSVERSAQAERTVTIAYWAQYRGSDFQGSELIDDPHVAWFPVGRLPELAFDHAEIIRTGIDRLRRRATQTFLAHRFLERQFTLAQLRGVHEILVGKRVDPANFRRQALASGEIVETGATQVGTKHRPAKLYRFATTDRN
- a CDS encoding alpha/beta hydrolase-fold protein; the protein is MKIRHRRGVALCVAVALTSFTLTAADTFQDPDAPPAEFVSLEHVRDNLWELAVSSPSMQRNITNDLVLPEGGPDNTAPRPTFYLLGGVGGGGRAGSGSAPDFFRGKLINVVTPSGAIGSQQADWAQEDPTVGLYKWTTYVTKKLPPLIDAPFHGTGHDAIAGMSMSGGPALHIATLDEPVKDSPAPLLVVDEQFAYTCTRYFVDEAREAGLDVDFYEFDEGTHNWGLFRRQLPATWVTIGRLWTSSSERKGADAPKTCVRACVRGSD
- a CDS encoding L-aspartate oxidase, with protein sequence MRHVIVVGAGVAGLSAALAAAQAAEVTLVYPGEDIASSPGSTQLAQGGIAAAIGPGDTPAAHARDTVAAGAGLVDKHAALHLAERGAREVRALCEAGFPADPGLGLEGAHSVARITHAGGDRTGAELHRFLAARVGATPRIHHAAGSGLSLSLIDGQITGLDSLAGDAVILATGGYSGVYPRSTGAPGATGGGILAAARAGALLADMEFVQFHPTVLEGTGALISEAVRGAGAHLVDGEGNRFLFEVDPRGELAPRDVVSAGIHRALREAGATVWLDARHVEGLSRRFPGVSARLAEAGIDWARELVPVAPAAHYCMGGIVTDLEGRTTVPGLYAVGEAARTGVHGANRLASNSLLEGLVFGAAAGTAAAAGTPWRTPRTAGEILDVAAPAGANPEDDAAARAAIGAGLAVERTAEGIAATARVLSAGGGTVASVGLFMATAAAARTESRGAHRRLDYPDTDPTQARPLVLRAV
- the panD gene encoding aspartate 1-decarboxylase; translation: MLRTMLKSKIHRATVTQADLHYVGSCTIDADLMDAADILEGEQIDIVDINNGNRLTTYAITGDRGSGVIGINGAAARLISPGDLVIIIGYAQYSAEELGSYRPRIVFVDEENAPLQEGHDPAHAPSGSGLLNPRHPQG
- the nadC gene encoding carboxylating nicotinate-nucleotide diphosphorylase produces the protein MLTHHAITAAVTAALTEDAPWGDITVHAAIPDNARLRTALVAREPGVFAGGEVVRAAFALTDPAISVTRLAAEGARFGAGDRLALIEGPARGILTAERVALNFAQRMCAVATLTARYVDAVAGYDVRIADTRKTTPGLRAFEKHAVRAGGGHNHRHGLSDAVMVKDNHLAALGGDATQALRLIRSRVGHTTHIEVEVDRIDQIEPVLAAGVDSIMLDNFTPDELRQAVALIGARAATEASGNVSLDTVAAIAATGVDVISVGKLTHSAGSLDLGLDEIRDAAA